The Staphylococcus haemolyticus region TGTAACAATTTCAAATACTGTGAGTAAAGATGAAGAGGCAATGAATACAATTCACGACGTTGATACTAAAGATGATCAAGTCATTTTAAGTGAATCTACGTTATATCAAATCAATCCAATGATTAATATGGGGGATGTTTCTCCTTATGATTTTGTTGAGCGTTGACATTTAGTTTGAAAATACTTAAAATAATCTTAAGTTCGCATGAAGATGAGTAGGCAATTATTACTTATATAGAGATGTACTGGTTGGTGAAAAGTGCAATGTATATTGTTGAACGCTACTTCATGTCATTTTTATATTTTAATTGAGTGATAAATGTTTTCTATCAAGCGATAATTTTTGCAGCTTAAAGATAGATTGTTTATAACTAGGGTGGTACCGCGAAAACGTTCGTCCCTTTTTTTGAGGATGAACGTTTTTTTGTTTTTAGTTAAAATATGTTGATATAGGAGTGTCGGAAATGAAAAATTTAAAAGCTAGTGAAATTCGTCAAAAATATATTGATTTCTTCGTCGAAAAAGGTCATATGGTTGAACCTTCAGCCCCTTTAGTGCCAATTGATGACGATTCATTATTATGGATAAATTCTGGTGTAGCAACTTTAAAGAAATATTTCGATGGTAGAGAAACACCAAGAAAGCCTAGAATAGTCAATTCTCAAAAAGCAATTAGAACAAATGATATTGAAAATGTAGGATTTACTGCACGACATCATACATTTTTCGAAATGCTTGGTAACTTTTCAATTGGTGATTATTTCAAAAAAGAAGCAATCCACTTTGCGTGGGAATTTTTAACTAGTGAAAACTGGATGGGCATGGAACCTGAAAAATTATATGTAACTATTCATCCCGAAGATTCTGAAGCTTATCGTATTTGGAATGATGAAATTGGATTAGAAGAAAGTCGAATTATTAGAATAGAAGGTAATTTCTGGGATATCGGTGAGGGTCCATCTGGTCCTAACACTGAAATTTTCTATGATCGTGGAGATGAATATGGTCAAGATGATCCATCAGAAGAGATGTATCCAGGTGGGGAAAATGAAAGATATTTAGAAGTTTGGAACTTAGTTTTTAGTGAATTTAACCATAATAAAGACAACACTTATACACCATTACCAAATAAAAATATTGATACAGGTATGGGGCTTGAACGAATGGCCTCTGTTTCTCAAAACGTAAGAACAAATTATGAAACAGACTTATTTATGCCAATCATTAATGAAGTTGAAAAAGTAGCTGACAAAAAATATTTAGTAAACAACGAACATGATATTGCCTTTAAGGTAATAGCGGACCATATTCGTACAATTGCATTTGCTATTGCTGATGGCGCTTTACCTGCAAATGAGGGAAGAGGTTACGTTTTACGTCGACTTCTACGTAGAGCAGTCAGATTTAGTCAAACTCTCGACATTAATGAACCATTTATGTATAAGTTAGTTGACATCGTTGCAGAGATAATGGAACCATATTATCCAAATGTTAAAGAAAAAGCTGATTTTATTAAGCGTGTTATTAAATCAGAAGAAGAACGTTTCCATGAGACACTTCAAGAAGGTTTAGCAATTTTGAATAATTTATTAGCAAAAGCTAAATCATCTAATAATGAAATTAACGGTTCAGATGCGTTCAAATTATACGACACTTATGGATTCCCAATTGAATTGACAGAAGAATTAGCTAGTCAAGAAAACATCTCTGTGGATATGGCAACGTTTGAAAAAGAAATGGATCAACAACGTACACGAGCTAGAGAAGCTCGACAAAGTTCACAATCAATGCAAATCCAAAGTGAAGTTCTTAAAAATATTACCACTGAAAGCAAATTTGTCGGATATGAAACTACAGATTATCAGACTACGTTAACTGATTTAATTTATAATGGAGAGAAAGTTGAATCTGCTGAACCAGGAGAAACTGTATATTTCATTTTAAAAGAAACTCCATTTTATGCAGTTAGTGGTGGGCAAGTAGCTGATAAAGGAACAGTAGGTAATGAGAACTTTGAGATTGAAGTAACTGAAGTAACTAAAGCACCTAATGGTCAAAACTTACATCAAGGTGTCATCCAATTTGGTCAAGTTACAATTAATAGTGATGTAGATGCAAGTGTTAATAGGGATGAAAGAAAAGACATCCAAAAAAATCATAGTGCCACTCATTTACTTCACGCTGCATTAAAAGAAGTATTAGGTGAACATGTAAATCAAGCAGGTTCGTTAGTTGAAAGTGAGCGTTTGCGTTTCGACTTCTCACATTTTGGTCCGATGACTCAAGACGAAATTGATCAAGTTGAAAGACGTGTA contains the following coding sequences:
- the alaS gene encoding alanine--tRNA ligase, with product MKNLKASEIRQKYIDFFVEKGHMVEPSAPLVPIDDDSLLWINSGVATLKKYFDGRETPRKPRIVNSQKAIRTNDIENVGFTARHHTFFEMLGNFSIGDYFKKEAIHFAWEFLTSENWMGMEPEKLYVTIHPEDSEAYRIWNDEIGLEESRIIRIEGNFWDIGEGPSGPNTEIFYDRGDEYGQDDPSEEMYPGGENERYLEVWNLVFSEFNHNKDNTYTPLPNKNIDTGMGLERMASVSQNVRTNYETDLFMPIINEVEKVADKKYLVNNEHDIAFKVIADHIRTIAFAIADGALPANEGRGYVLRRLLRRAVRFSQTLDINEPFMYKLVDIVAEIMEPYYPNVKEKADFIKRVIKSEEERFHETLQEGLAILNNLLAKAKSSNNEINGSDAFKLYDTYGFPIELTEELASQENISVDMATFEKEMDQQRTRAREARQSSQSMQIQSEVLKNITTESKFVGYETTDYQTTLTDLIYNGEKVESAEPGETVYFILKETPFYAVSGGQVADKGTVGNENFEIEVTEVTKAPNGQNLHQGVIQFGQVTINSDVDASVNRDERKDIQKNHSATHLLHAALKEVLGEHVNQAGSLVESERLRFDFSHFGPMTQDEIDQVERRVNEEIWRGISVNIQEMPINEAKQMGAMALFGEKYGDIVRVVNMAPFSIELCGGIHVDNTAEIGLFKIISESGTGAGVRRIEAFTGKSAFLHLEDIQNKFNSIKDQVKVKSDNQVFDKIVQLQEEEKNLHKQLEQRNKEITSLKMGNIEDQIEEINGFKVLATEVEVSNAKEIRQTMDDFKSKQQDAIIILASDLGEKVSLIATVPKEQTDKIKAGDIIKNMAPLVGGKGGGRPDMAQGGGTQPENISEALRFIKDYIKKI